A part of Clostridium novyi genomic DNA contains:
- a CDS encoding DUF1002 domain-containing protein: protein MRFKKSISKILVLLFTVSIITSIQVKKAYADAFKVVTLGADLNNKQKEDMLKYFAVNKNEANVIDVTNQEENNYLKDVASKKQIGTKAISCSYVEPSDEGGLKISTHNMYWVTESMIRNALITAGIENAVVKTSAPFNVSGTAALTGILKGFESSKAGKKIDEKKKKAANEEIVVTGDLGEKIGKDEAASLVNQVKKDVIKEKPKNEEEIKNIVLNITNSFNKNSDKNLSEEDVQKITSLMNKINGLDLNFKQLKDQLNDVTEKLKGTITSDEARGFFNKLWDSIVEFFSNLFSSDDNKDKNAKSTSNKDVTTHSDNTK from the coding sequence ATGAGATTTAAAAAAAGTATAAGTAAAATATTAGTTTTATTATTTACTGTATCTATAATTACATCGATACAAGTTAAAAAGGCTTATGCAGATGCTTTTAAGGTTGTAACTTTAGGAGCAGATTTAAATAATAAGCAAAAAGAAGACATGCTTAAATATTTTGCTGTCAATAAAAATGAAGCTAATGTAATAGACGTAACAAATCAAGAAGAAAATAATTATTTAAAAGATGTTGCATCTAAAAAGCAAATAGGAACAAAGGCTATATCTTGTTCTTATGTAGAACCTAGTGATGAAGGTGGTCTTAAAATATCAACACATAATATGTATTGGGTTACTGAAAGTATGATAAGAAATGCATTGATTACTGCTGGAATAGAAAATGCTGTAGTTAAAACATCGGCACCTTTTAATGTATCTGGTACAGCAGCACTTACAGGAATATTAAAGGGGTTTGAAAGTAGTAAGGCTGGAAAGAAAATTGATGAGAAGAAGAAGAAAGCTGCTAATGAAGAGATAGTCGTTACAGGGGACTTAGGTGAAAAAATAGGAAAAGATGAAGCTGCAAGTTTAGTAAATCAAGTCAAGAAAGATGTTATTAAAGAAAAACCTAAAAATGAAGAAGAAATAAAAAATATAGTTTTAAATATTACTAATAGTTTTAATAAAAATTCTGATAAAAATTTAAGCGAAGAGGATGTTCAAAAAATAACATCATTAATGAATAAAATTAATGGATTAGATTTAAACTTTAAACAATTGAAAGATCAATTAAATGATGTTACTGAAAAGTTAAAAGGAACAATAACAAGTGATGAAGCTAGAGGTTTTTTTAATAAACTATGGGATTCAATAGTAGAATTTTTTTCAAATCTTTTTTCATCGGATGATAATAAAGATAAAAATGCCAAATCAACATCTAATAAAGATGTGACTACACATAGTGATAATACAAAATAA
- a CDS encoding TPM domain-containing protein: protein MRKYKRRLISLLFPLLMIMLSCIIPFKSANAEIKFPVATNLKYVNDYAGILDSNTKEYLVSVGNELETKTGAQCIIVIVNSIEDYDIRDYGNKLFRKWGIGQKEKNNGLLVLVSIKDKKWSVEVGRKLEGAIPDTLSNRIMNNIAVEEFKKGNYNQGLKKAYSVFVDIIAKEYGVTLEKNETLNFKYTGNEEKRNFIPLSLLGLILIDIIFNKARVIRFILKLLLYNSYFGGGNGGGFGGGSSGNDFGGFGGGDSGGGGSSGGW from the coding sequence ATGAGAAAATATAAAAGAAGGCTAATAAGCTTATTGTTCCCCTTATTAATGATTATGTTATCTTGTATTATTCCTTTTAAAAGTGCAAATGCAGAAATCAAATTTCCAGTTGCCACAAATTTAAAGTATGTAAATGACTATGCAGGTATATTAGATTCTAATACGAAAGAATATTTAGTTTCTGTTGGAAATGAATTAGAGACTAAAACGGGAGCTCAATGTATTATTGTAATAGTAAATTCTATAGAAGATTATGATATAAGGGATTATGGAAATAAACTTTTTAGAAAATGGGGAATCGGTCAGAAAGAAAAGAATAATGGACTTTTAGTATTAGTGTCTATAAAAGATAAAAAATGGTCTGTAGAAGTTGGAAGAAAATTAGAAGGAGCAATACCAGATACTTTAAGTAATAGAATTATGAATAATATTGCTGTTGAAGAATTTAAAAAAGGCAATTATAATCAAGGACTAAAAAAAGCATATTCTGTTTTTGTAGATATTATAGCCAAAGAATATGGAGTAACTTTGGAAAAAAACGAAACTTTGAACTTTAAGTACACTGGAAATGAAGAAAAAAGAAATTTTATTCCTTTAAGTTTATTAGGGCTAATTTTAATAGATATAATTTTTAATAAAGCAAGAGTAATAAGATTTATATTAAAACTTCTACTATACAATTCCTATTTTGGAGGAGGAAATGGTGGAGGCTTCGGAGGAGGTTCTAGTGGTAATGATTTTGGAGGATTTGGAGGAGGTGATAGTGGAGGAGGTGGAAGTTCTGGCGGTTGGTAA
- a CDS encoding MATE family efflux transporter, whose product MWFKEDIIKDKAFYKKLFFITLPIVIQNLIASSLNMLDTLMIGKVGEVELASVGIANQYYFLYSLLILGISEGCGVFIAQLWGKKDKQNIKKILGMGLKAGIIMGIIFMIMGAFIPTKIISLFNTDPRVIKTGSEYLSIVIFSYIFTSITFNYAAALRGIQNTVVPMIASFVGLITNGILNYIFIFGKLGFPAMGVKGAAIATVIARMVESLIIIIFVYSKNKILNARLSELTNVPKAMLSLVYKVTLPIVMNEACWALGNVTYAAIYGRIGTGAAASIQICTTIMNVFMIITFGLANASVVVIGNEIGASREEQGRIYAKRISRLTFIISIMLSIILAIVAKPILSVFNISDAVRLDSLYILYIYSLVLVVKVCNNVLIVGILRGGGDATYGSILQAITLWFIGIPLAAFAAFVLKLPVYLVVFMTSVEEITKVIILLKRFYSNRWIHNMVQDM is encoded by the coding sequence ATGTGGTTTAAGGAGGATATTATAAAAGATAAAGCATTTTATAAAAAACTTTTTTTCATAACGCTTCCTATTGTTATACAAAATCTTATAGCATCATCTTTGAATATGTTAGATACCCTTATGATTGGAAAAGTAGGAGAAGTTGAACTTGCATCAGTAGGAATAGCAAATCAGTATTATTTTTTATATAGTCTTCTTATATTAGGAATAAGCGAGGGATGTGGGGTTTTTATAGCTCAGCTTTGGGGAAAAAAAGACAAGCAGAATATAAAAAAAATTTTAGGAATGGGACTTAAAGCAGGAATAATAATGGGAATTATATTTATGATAATGGGAGCTTTTATACCAACTAAAATAATATCCTTATTTAATACTGATCCTAGAGTTATAAAAACAGGTAGCGAATATTTAAGCATAGTAATCTTTAGTTATATATTTACATCTATAACATTTAATTATGCAGCAGCACTTAGAGGAATTCAAAATACAGTGGTACCTATGATAGCTAGTTTTGTAGGATTAATTACAAATGGAATTCTTAATTATATATTTATATTTGGTAAATTAGGATTCCCAGCTATGGGAGTTAAAGGAGCTGCAATAGCTACTGTTATAGCAAGAATGGTAGAAAGTTTAATTATTATAATATTTGTGTATTCAAAAAATAAAATTTTAAATGCTAGATTAAGCGAATTAACTAATGTACCTAAAGCGATGTTAAGTTTAGTTTATAAAGTTACATTACCTATAGTTATGAACGAAGCTTGCTGGGCACTTGGAAATGTAACTTATGCAGCAATTTATGGAAGAATAGGTACAGGAGCGGCGGCATCTATACAGATTTGTACAACTATTATGAATGTATTTATGATAATTACATTTGGACTTGCTAATGCATCTGTAGTAGTTATAGGAAATGAAATTGGTGCAAGTAGGGAAGAACAAGGAAGAATTTATGCTAAAAGAATATCTAGATTAACTTTTATAATTTCTATAATGTTATCTATTATACTAGCTATTGTAGCAAAACCTATATTATCAGTGTTTAATATATCAGATGCAGTAAGGTTAGATTCATTATATATTTTATATATTTATTCCCTTGTTTTAGTGGTTAAAGTATGTAACAATGTATTAATAGTTGGAATATTAAGAGGTGGTGGAGATGCAACTTATGGATCAATACTTCAAGCTATAACTTTATGGTTTATAGGAATTCCATTAGCGGCATTTGCAGCATTTGTGCTTAAACTACCTGTTTATTTAGTAGTATTTATGACTTCTGTAGAGGAGATTACAAAAGTAATAATACTATTAAAAAGATTTTATTCTAATAGATGGATTCATAACATGGTTCAGGATATGTAG
- a CDS encoding flavodoxin family protein: MKKVILLSGSPKEEGNSVQVLRECAKVIEANGVEAEVVSIAGMNLKDCMNFEDGYNDGFDKIIDKVKEAQGFIIAAPVYWGTARAEAMTALQRIAMASMKQGNFLSRMVGGPIAIARRGGLTSTIEEMMMFYMINDMIVPGSTYWNIVFGKEPGDALKDEEGMKTVKRFSENVAYLINKMND; this comes from the coding sequence ATGAAAAAGGTAATTCTTTTAAGTGGGAGTCCAAAGGAAGAAGGAAATAGTGTTCAAGTTCTTAGAGAGTGTGCAAAGGTTATTGAAGCAAATGGAGTTGAAGCTGAAGTTGTATCTATTGCAGGTATGAATCTTAAGGATTGCATGAACTTTGAAGATGGATATAATGATGGATTTGATAAAATTATAGATAAGGTTAAAGAAGCACAAGGATTTATTATTGCAGCTCCAGTTTATTGGGGAACAGCTAGAGCTGAAGCTATGACTGCCCTTCAAAGAATAGCAATGGCATCAATGAAACAAGGGAACTTTTTATCAAGAATGGTTGGAGGTCCAATAGCAATTGCAAGACGTGGGGGACTTACATCTACAATTGAAGAAATGATGATGTTCTATATGATAAATGATATGATAGTCCCAGGATCAACATATTGGAATATAGTATTTGGTAAAGAGCCTGGAGATGCATTAAAAGATGAAGAAGGAATGAAAACAGTTAAAAGATTTTCAGAAAATGTGGCATATTTGATTAACAAGATGAATGATTAA
- a CDS encoding amino acid permease: MSNNKECGELQRGLKSRHLNMIAMGGSIGTGIFLAMGDTIHQAGAGGALTAYGLIGIMVYFLITSLGEMATYMPISGSFSAYANKFIDPALGFALGWNYWYNWAITIAAEMVAGGLVMRYWFPNVKPLIWSILFLAIIVGLNVLSSKAFGESEYWFASIKVVTVIIFLLVGLATIAGVIGGDKIGFKNFTSNGGPFVGGLKSIFMIFLMAGFAFQGTELVGVAAAESENPEKSIPKAINTIFWRILIFYLGTIVVIGAVIPVAQLGVDKSAFTVVFEKAGIVAAASVMNAVILTSILSAGNSGMYASSRMLYAMAREGMAPRIFGKTNSKGVPINAVLLTTLIASICFLTGVFAQSTVYVWLVAASGLAGFIAWIGIAICHYRFRKAYNAQGLNMNKLKYKAKLYPIGPIIALIMCIIVIIGQGFAYIKPEGIDWVGIIAAYVGIPIFIALYFGYKIKNKTRIIKLQDIDLSNED, encoded by the coding sequence TTGAGTAACAATAAAGAATGTGGAGAATTACAGAGAGGGTTAAAATCTAGGCATTTAAATATGATTGCTATGGGTGGATCTATAGGCACAGGAATATTTTTAGCTATGGGAGATACTATACATCAAGCAGGTGCAGGCGGAGCACTAACTGCTTATGGATTAATTGGTATAATGGTATATTTCTTAATAACAAGTTTAGGAGAAATGGCAACTTACATGCCAATTTCAGGTTCTTTTAGTGCATATGCAAATAAGTTTATTGATCCAGCACTAGGATTTGCACTAGGATGGAACTATTGGTATAACTGGGCTATAACTATTGCAGCGGAAATGGTAGCTGGGGGGCTTGTTATGAGATACTGGTTTCCAAATGTAAAGCCATTAATTTGGAGTATACTATTTTTAGCTATAATAGTAGGACTTAATGTTTTATCATCAAAAGCATTTGGAGAATCTGAGTATTGGTTTGCAAGTATAAAGGTAGTAACAGTTATTATATTTTTATTAGTTGGACTTGCAACTATAGCAGGGGTAATTGGTGGAGATAAAATTGGATTTAAAAACTTTACATCAAATGGAGGTCCATTTGTAGGGGGATTAAAATCTATATTTATGATTTTTTTAATGGCTGGCTTCGCTTTTCAAGGTACAGAACTTGTAGGAGTTGCAGCAGCTGAAAGTGAAAATCCAGAAAAAAGTATTCCAAAAGCAATAAATACAATATTCTGGAGAATATTAATATTTTATTTAGGAACAATTGTAGTAATTGGTGCAGTAATTCCAGTGGCACAGCTTGGAGTAGATAAAAGTGCGTTTACAGTTGTATTTGAAAAAGCTGGTATAGTAGCTGCAGCTTCAGTAATGAATGCAGTAATACTTACATCTATATTATCAGCTGGAAATTCAGGAATGTATGCCTCAAGTAGAATGCTATATGCTATGGCCAGAGAAGGAATGGCACCTAGGATATTTGGAAAAACAAATTCTAAAGGAGTTCCAATAAATGCAGTTTTATTAACTACACTTATTGCATCTATTTGTTTTTTAACAGGAGTTTTTGCACAAAGTACTGTGTATGTTTGGTTAGTTGCAGCATCTGGTTTAGCAGGATTTATAGCTTGGATAGGAATTGCAATATGTCATTACAGATTTAGAAAAGCATATAATGCACAAGGACTTAATATGAATAAACTAAAGTATAAAGCTAAATTATATCCAATAGGACCTATAATAGCATTAATTATGTGTATTATAGTTATTATAGGTCAAGGATTTGCTTACATAAAGCCAGAAGGAATAGATTGGGTGGGAATAATTGCTGCGTATGTAGGAATTCCAATATTTATTGCTTTATACTTTGGATATAAAATTAAGAATAAAACAAGAATTATAAAATTACAGGATATAGATTTAAGTAATGAAGATTAA
- a CDS encoding LysR family transcriptional regulator: protein MLEEIKTFIAVVEHKNFTKAAETIKLSQPSVSLHIKHLEEYFGVTLIQRSIKQKNIVITQSGKLLYERGKQIIKLLEDTKCELLNYTKSIKGELNIGASFTIGEYFLPAFLGRISKEYPELKIQVTIENTASICKKVESLEVDLGLIEGIIPSDKFRYEKFYNDKLVLAVPYNHPLAHEKFTKDNYENQTWITREEGSGSREYLNIFLNSNNIIPKNFIVFGSNYAVKEAVKNNLGVTLISEHIANIALKNKEVIIVDTKEEYIRSFTYILPKNTIISKSINVFLDKLKKDFNSVIV from the coding sequence ATGTTAGAAGAGATAAAAACATTTATAGCAGTAGTAGAACATAAAAACTTTACTAAAGCCGCTGAGACTATTAAATTATCACAGCCAAGTGTTAGTTTACATATTAAGCATTTAGAAGAGTACTTTGGGGTAACTTTAATACAAAGATCCATAAAGCAGAAGAATATAGTAATAACTCAATCAGGAAAATTACTTTATGAAAGAGGAAAACAAATAATAAAGTTACTTGAAGATACTAAATGTGAGTTATTAAATTACACAAAATCAATAAAAGGAGAATTGAACATAGGGGCAAGTTTTACTATTGGAGAATATTTTTTGCCAGCATTTTTAGGGCGTATTTCTAAAGAATATCCAGAACTTAAAATACAAGTGACCATTGAAAATACAGCTAGCATTTGCAAAAAGGTAGAGTCTTTAGAGGTAGATTTAGGATTGATTGAGGGAATTATACCAAGTGATAAGTTTCGTTATGAAAAATTTTATAATGATAAGCTTGTATTAGCAGTTCCATATAATCATCCATTAGCTCATGAAAAATTTACAAAAGACAATTACGAAAATCAAACTTGGATTACAAGAGAAGAGGGATCAGGCAGTAGGGAATATTTGAATATCTTTTTAAATAGCAATAATATTATTCCTAAAAATTTTATTGTATTTGGAAGTAATTATGCTGTTAAGGAAGCGGTAAAAAATAATTTAGGTGTTACTTTGATATCTGAACATATTGCAAATATAGCTTTGAAAAATAAAGAAGTAATAATTGTAGATACTAAAGAAGAGTATATTAGATCATTTACATATATACTCCCTAAAAATACTATTATTTCTAAATCAATAAATGTATTTCTAGATAAGTTAAAGAAGGACTTTAATAGTGTAATTGTTTAA
- a CDS encoding cation-translocating P-type ATPase, with product MTNNVENELKGIRGLTNDEVVQRVSEGKVNNIPKVPSRTFKQILRANLFTSYNLLNAILAIAVLIAGSPKNAIFAGVIIVNTLIGIFQEIRAKTILERLSVVNRKSVNVLREGKIKNIDVEQVVLDDIILLKSGEQILVDCIMIDKDEIEVDESLITGEADAILKKAGDMLLSGSFVGSGSAYTKVVGVGKDTYAAKLADEARKFKLINSKLQISINKIFKVIIGLVLPIGILLISTQLFYVKKSWQDALIGSVSGIVGMVPEGLVLLTSATFVVAIIRLSKWDTLIQELPATEVLARVDVLCLDKTGTITKGDLKLSGVNVVGRKSKREVELILSAIAYSFKSNNQTQKALIEKYNCNPNLEVKGKIPFSSKRKWSAVEFKDKGMWILGAPEMILKEKYKDISLEVEKAAEDGKRVLLLANFKGKNLDEKLDGEIEKVALVFMEDIIRDNAIRTISYFNNENVTLKIISGDNPVTVSSIAKRVGIKNANKYIDARNLPEDEEELSKVVEDTYIFGRVSPHQKKSIIKALRKNKHTVAMTGDGVNDVLALKEADCGIAMANGSDATKAVAQLVLMKSDFQALPYVVLEGRRLINNLEKVSELFISKTVYFMILSIIFAVLLRPFPIIPIQLTLVGSISIGIPSFFLALSPNKDIIKGDFLNRVLRFSIPNGILIGISTIVMFLFGYNQGLSLEQCRTLALIIFGILSLFVLLKVSRPLNLYRIAVVFSMIILFIMAFIIPFTRKIFVIRFLDLGYVFPVIGVCSVAILGMIILPNLYNEFIKKICK from the coding sequence ATGACAAATAATGTGGAGAACGAGTTAAAAGGAATTAGAGGACTTACAAATGATGAAGTAGTACAGAGAGTAAGTGAAGGTAAAGTTAATAATATTCCTAAAGTACCTTCACGTACATTTAAACAAATATTGAGAGCAAACTTATTTACTAGCTATAATTTATTAAATGCTATTTTAGCTATAGCAGTTTTAATAGCTGGTTCTCCTAAGAATGCTATATTTGCAGGAGTAATAATTGTAAACACACTTATTGGAATATTTCAAGAGATACGTGCAAAAACAATATTAGAAAGATTATCTGTTGTAAATAGAAAAAGTGTTAATGTTTTAAGGGAGGGTAAGATTAAAAATATAGATGTAGAACAAGTAGTTTTAGATGACATTATATTATTAAAAAGTGGTGAACAAATTTTAGTAGACTGTATAATGATAGATAAGGATGAGATAGAAGTAGATGAATCGTTAATTACGGGTGAAGCAGATGCCATACTAAAAAAAGCAGGTGATATGCTATTATCAGGGAGTTTTGTAGGTTCTGGAAGTGCTTATACTAAAGTTGTGGGTGTAGGAAAAGATACATATGCAGCTAAGCTTGCTGATGAAGCTAGAAAATTTAAACTTATAAATTCTAAGTTACAGATATCTATAAATAAAATATTTAAAGTAATAATAGGGCTAGTTTTACCCATAGGAATTTTACTAATATCTACTCAATTGTTTTATGTGAAAAAAAGTTGGCAAGATGCTCTAATTGGTTCCGTTTCAGGAATAGTTGGCATGGTACCAGAGGGACTTGTACTTTTGACTAGTGCTACTTTTGTAGTAGCTATAATCAGATTATCTAAATGGGATACTTTAATTCAGGAATTACCTGCAACAGAAGTATTAGCAAGAGTTGATGTATTATGTTTAGATAAAACGGGAACTATCACAAAAGGAGATCTTAAATTAAGTGGTGTTAATGTTGTTGGAAGAAAGAGCAAAAGAGAAGTTGAACTAATACTTTCAGCTATAGCATATAGTTTCAAGAGTAATAATCAAACACAAAAGGCTCTTATAGAAAAATATAATTGTAATCCTAATTTAGAGGTTAAAGGCAAGATACCATTTTCATCTAAAAGAAAGTGGTCTGCTGTAGAATTTAAGGATAAAGGTATGTGGATATTAGGAGCACCAGAAATGATACTAAAGGAAAAATATAAAGATATATCATTAGAAGTAGAAAAGGCTGCTGAAGATGGAAAAAGGGTTCTTCTTTTAGCCAATTTTAAAGGTAAGAATTTAGATGAAAAGCTAGATGGAGAGATAGAGAAAGTTGCTTTAGTATTTATGGAAGATATTATAAGAGATAATGCTATTAGAACAATTAGTTATTTTAACAATGAAAATGTAACTCTTAAAATAATTTCTGGAGATAATCCTGTAACTGTATCTTCTATAGCTAAAAGAGTAGGAATTAAAAATGCTAATAAATATATAGATGCTAGAAATCTTCCAGAGGATGAAGAAGAACTTTCTAAGGTAGTAGAAGATACATATATTTTTGGAAGAGTTTCACCACATCAAAAGAAGAGTATAATAAAGGCTTTAAGAAAGAATAAACACACAGTAGCTATGACAGGTGATGGAGTAAATGACGTTTTAGCTTTGAAAGAAGCTGATTGTGGTATAGCAATGGCAAATGGTTCTGATGCAACAAAAGCAGTTGCACAATTGGTTTTAATGAAATCAGATTTTCAGGCATTGCCTTATGTTGTTTTAGAAGGAAGAAGACTTATAAATAATTTAGAGAAAGTTTCAGAATTATTTATATCAAAGACAGTTTATTTTATGATTTTGTCTATTATATTTGCAGTACTTTTAAGACCGTTTCCAATTATACCAATACAATTAACATTAGTTGGGTCAATATCTATAGGTATACCATCATTCTTTTTAGCACTATCACCTAATAAAGATATTATAAAAGGTGATTTTTTAAATAGAGTTTTGCGATTTTCCATACCTAATGGAATATTAATAGGCATTAGTACTATAGTAATGTTTTTATTTGGATATAATCAAGGACTTTCATTAGAACAATGTAGAACTTTAGCTTTGATTATATTTGGTATATTAAGTTTATTTGTATTACTTAAGGTTTCAAGACCGTTAAACTTATATAGAATTGCTGTAGTTTTTTCAATGATAATATTATTTATAATGGCTTTTATAATACCATTTACAAGAAAAATATTTGTAATTAGATTTTTAGATTTAGGATATGTATTTCCTGTAATAGGAGTGTGTAGTGTAGCTATTTTAGGTATGATTATTTTACCTAATTTATATAATGAATTTATCAAAAAGATATGCAAGTAA
- a CDS encoding SDR family oxidoreductase gives MNKELEFINSFPKSVPAQTQNKHPGIENIMNPRPIFDNPNYKASNKFENKVVLITGGDSGIGRAVSIAFAKEGANIAIIYFDEHDDAKETKNIIESTGRKCLLIPGDITDENFCIHAVEQVINEFYQIDILINNAAVQYPQNSIEDISKNQLEKTFATNIFSMFYLTKATLPYLKQGSSIINTTSITAYKGNEVLIDYSSTKGAIVSFTRSLSLSLSNKGIRVNAVAPGPIWTPFIPSSFDQQRVMKFGCDTTMKRLGQPVELIGAYIYLASQEASYVSGQVIHVNGGEVVNG, from the coding sequence ATGAATAAAGAATTAGAATTTATAAATAGTTTTCCAAAGTCTGTACCAGCACAAACTCAAAATAAGCATCCTGGTATAGAAAATATAATGAATCCACGTCCAATTTTTGATAATCCAAATTATAAAGCTTCAAATAAGTTTGAAAATAAAGTTGTATTAATAACTGGTGGAGATAGTGGAATTGGAAGAGCTGTATCTATAGCTTTTGCAAAGGAAGGAGCTAATATAGCTATTATTTATTTTGATGAACACGATGATGCTAAAGAAACTAAGAATATTATAGAATCTACGGGAAGAAAATGCTTGCTAATTCCAGGGGATATAACAGACGAAAATTTTTGTATTCATGCAGTAGAACAAGTAATAAACGAATTTTATCAAATCGACATATTAATTAATAATGCAGCAGTTCAATATCCACAAAATAGTATAGAAGATATATCGAAAAATCAGTTAGAAAAAACATTTGCTACCAATATATTTAGTATGTTTTATCTTACAAAGGCTACACTTCCATACTTAAAACAAGGTTCTAGCATAATAAATACTACTTCTATAACAGCATATAAAGGTAATGAAGTTTTAATAGATTATTCATCTACTAAGGGAGCTATAGTTTCTTTTACTAGGTCACTTTCACTTTCATTATCTAATAAAGGAATAAGAGTTAATGCAGTTGCACCTGGTCCTATATGGACACCATTTATTCCTTCGTCATTTGATCAACAAAGAGTAATGAAATTTGGATGTGACACTACTATGAAAAGACTAGGACAGCCTGTAGAACTTATAGGAGCATATATTTATTTAGCATCACAAGAAGCATCATATGTATCTGGTCAAGTAATACACGTAAATGGAGGAGAGGTAGTTAATGGATAG
- a CDS encoding LemA family protein → MKKGLKISIVIIGVILVLVFAIIGGYNKIVTLEQAVLNSQSNIETNLQRRNDLIPNLVNTVKGYATQEKDIFKDIANARAKLGGAKTINERANADAELSSSLSRLLLVVENYPDLKSNENFKDLTVALESTENRINIARQDYNKMVGIYNTTIKRFPNSIISSVFRFQPKEYYKASEGAKEVPKVDFSK, encoded by the coding sequence ATGAAAAAAGGATTAAAAATTAGCATAGTAATAATTGGGGTAATATTAGTGTTAGTTTTTGCGATTATAGGAGGGTACAACAAAATAGTAACTTTAGAACAGGCGGTTTTAAATTCTCAATCTAATATAGAAACAAATTTGCAAAGAAGAAATGATTTAATACCTAATCTTGTAAATACCGTAAAAGGATATGCAACACAAGAAAAAGATATATTTAAAGATATAGCTAATGCAAGAGCAAAACTTGGAGGAGCAAAGACTATTAATGAAAGGGCAAATGCAGATGCAGAACTTTCATCATCATTATCAAGATTGCTTTTAGTTGTTGAAAATTATCCAGATTTAAAATCCAATGAAAACTTTAAGGATTTAACTGTAGCATTAGAAAGTACAGAAAATAGAATTAATATAGCAAGACAAGATTATAATAAGATGGTAGGAATTTATAATACAACTATAAAAAGATTTCCAAATTCAATAATTTCAAGTGTGTTTAGATTTCAACCAAAAGAATATTATAAAGCATCAGAAGGTGCAAAAGAAGTACCTAAAGTTGATTTTAGTAAATAA
- a CDS encoding YeiH family protein produces MKLKSNNLLNILPGLIVCIIIAYMGKYLGKFVPTIGGATLAIVIGMLFGNTLGNKSIYSKGSKFAESNLLSYSIVLLGGTLSVKTLMELGISGVSFIMIQMSITIIAALIIGKKLSFSDNFRYLMASGNAVCGSSAIGATAPVIDASDDDKVISITIVNLTGTILMILLPFIAKIFFNSETVTTSALIGGTLQSVGQVVASGSMVNEHVKDLSTIFKIVRIIFLVFVVIILGNLKKKSLCNLKNSSTKSKIKIPWYVIGFFIMCALFSLGAITPSISKILKTISNNFEIIALAGIGMRVKFKELIRQGIKASIYGISIAVVQIFSALTLISLLLK; encoded by the coding sequence ATGAAACTAAAATCTAATAATTTATTAAATATTTTACCTGGACTTATTGTATGTATTATAATTGCTTATATGGGAAAATATCTAGGAAAATTTGTACCAACTATTGGAGGAGCAACCCTTGCAATAGTCATTGGCATGTTATTTGGAAACACTTTAGGTAATAAAAGCATATATTCTAAAGGCTCTAAATTTGCTGAAAGTAATCTTTTATCTTATTCTATAGTTTTACTTGGAGGAACTTTAAGTGTTAAAACACTTATGGAACTTGGTATATCTGGAGTCAGTTTTATAATGATTCAAATGTCAATAACCATTATAGCTGCATTAATAATAGGTAAAAAACTTAGTTTTTCTGATAATTTTAGATACTTAATGGCAAGTGGTAATGCTGTATGCGGATCATCTGCAATAGGTGCAACAGCTCCGGTTATAGATGCTAGTGATGACGATAAGGTAATTAGTATTACTATTGTTAATCTTACAGGTACCATTTTAATGATTTTATTACCATTTATAGCGAAAATATTTTTTAATTCGGAAACTGTAACAACTTCTGCACTTATAGGTGGAACCCTTCAATCTGTAGGACAAGTAGTTGCAAGTGGTAGTATGGTAAATGAACATGTAAAAGATTTATCTACTATATTTAAAATTGTACGTATAATTTTCCTAGTATTTGTAGTAATAATTTTAGGAAACTTAAAAAAGAAGTCTTTATGTAATTTAAAAAATAGTTCTACAAAATCAAAAATTAAAATTCCTTGGTATGTTATTGGATTCTTTATTATGTGTGCTTTATTTAGCCTAGGAGCTATTACTCCCTCTATATCTAAAATACTTAAAACCATAAGTAATAATTTTGAAATAATTGCCCTTGCAGGTATTGGTATGCGTGTAAAATTTAAAGAACTTATAAGACAAGGTATTAAAGCATCTATATATGGAATAAGTATAGCAGTAGTTCAAATATTTTCAGCCCTTACACTTATATCTTTATTGTTAAAATAA